From a single Serratia surfactantfaciens genomic region:
- a CDS encoding LysR substrate-binding domain-containing protein — MIDLRQLKYFVAVAEEEHVGRAAERLHISQSPLSRQISQLEERLGLMLFERNQQRIRLTADGQTFLAETRALLTHANRLESLGRRLGRGEDGGLCIGYIENAMHSGVLSNALRSLRVSRPDVHIVLYSQPSSMQLEGLRQRSLDVALVNTAPDRDDQDLDYTQVLDDRMLLALPQTHPLADREKLQPADLTDQAWISVIHKEDAHSRDDFVAACVKAGFDPDIRLEAGEPLTALGLVAAGLGMTLIQHSLRHNAPQGVVLRELPWMQYTTQLWAVWHKANLRPLVTHFREVMSAGPACH; from the coding sequence ATGATCGATTTACGCCAGTTGAAATACTTCGTCGCGGTGGCGGAAGAAGAGCACGTCGGCCGCGCCGCCGAACGGTTGCACATTTCCCAGTCACCACTGAGCCGGCAGATTTCCCAGCTTGAGGAGCGCCTCGGGTTGATGTTGTTTGAGCGCAATCAGCAACGCATCCGCCTGACCGCCGACGGCCAGACGTTTCTGGCCGAAACCCGCGCGCTATTGACGCACGCCAACCGGCTCGAGTCGCTCGGACGCCGCTTGGGACGGGGGGAGGACGGCGGGCTGTGCATCGGCTATATCGAAAATGCGATGCACTCCGGCGTCTTGTCGAACGCATTGCGATCGCTGCGGGTTTCCCGGCCGGATGTGCACATCGTACTTTACAGCCAGCCTTCTTCCATGCAGCTGGAAGGGCTGCGGCAGCGTAGCCTGGATGTAGCGCTGGTCAATACGGCGCCGGATCGCGACGATCAGGATTTAGACTATACGCAGGTGTTGGACGATCGCATGCTGCTGGCCCTGCCGCAGACGCATCCGCTGGCGGACAGGGAAAAGCTGCAGCCGGCGGATCTCACCGATCAGGCCTGGATCTCGGTGATCCACAAAGAGGATGCCCATTCGCGCGACGACTTCGTGGCGGCCTGCGTGAAGGCCGGGTTCGATCCGGATATTCGACTGGAAGCGGGCGAGCCGCTGACCGCGCTGGGGCTGGTCGCCGCCGGGTTGGGGATGACGCTGATCCAGCACAGCTTGCGGCATAACGCGCCGCAGGGCGTGGTGCTGCGCGAACTGCCCTGGATGCAATACACCACGCAGCTGTGGGCAGTGTGGCACAAGGCCAACCTGCGCCCGCTGGTCACCCATTTCCGCGAAGTGATGTCGGCCGGGCCGGCCTGCCACTAA